One Cyclopterus lumpus isolate fCycLum1 chromosome 7, fCycLum1.pri, whole genome shotgun sequence DNA window includes the following coding sequences:
- the arhgef19 gene encoding rho guanine nucleotide exchange factor 19, with translation MLPGYGLSPFPDFHLHAFRCRGEGPSMWIPGSGESQALSEAQEDRPLLHPCHHKHVAVCQQETLAFIELQPPGTPKLNGLSPQCTTRSPPLNGFTHTLNELNGSLRTDGERQTPSNLNSAPAGDCELECHNGVRTSLQERTERPRAVTTVCRPLHAALSLPLPLPLSSLHTNRNSWESQLPCSPSSPEGPGFQSLDSCQLQRRTSQGSVKEKSIRRKMQVYSPDSQSDESLSSPILDADYIFPGPFASFLEEDLSGLSSMEAISRPSSTDGLIDLPNLSHDDIFNLPEEPLQIIEDSMPSVGEDGGSGETSSATGGSLLSRSRQGDQERRRFSASELISRLQLSQRKSSFTLKLGKSLSARVASRDRQGSNSFSPNADPKSTCKHRSSGGSGDSAPNSPVVPAPPPPSSDNGMPLHRWSTKLGMRKKSIDEDFCTLPTVASSNRLSRFLPSSILYQEYSDVAINREIQRQQGKEPGTEEEGLRDECSDGTPSPSNLSPSSSFRSSRGSAFALWQDIPDVRTSGQLDNFSNEERKLQEAKFELVTSEASYIRSLTIAVDHFMLSQELAECLGAQDKQWLFSKLPEVKGVSERFLQDLEHRLEEDILRFDVCDIVLEHCPALRRVYLPYVTNQAYQEQTYQRLLHENSRFPGILARLEEDPICQRLPLTSFLILPFQRITRLKMLVENILKRTTPGSRDEDTATKAFNELKKIIKECNSSVQSMKRMEELIHLNKKINFEGKIFPLISQSRWLVKHGDLLEVDTQTMSISGSKLKLPTKPVYLHLFNDCLLLSRRKDTWKFMVFVHAKIGELKVKDLSQKLQGISGFIFHLQLCEGQQLKHQILLKSHTESGKQRWITAMFPSDPLEDIEQASENDDISQVQCIKSYQAQEHDELTLEKADILHAKTITSDGWVEGIRLSDGDRGWFPKTYVEEITSRSARLRNLRENIRIKCVTQKLEGED, from the exons ATGCTTCCTGGGTATGGACTCTCACCTTTTCCTGATTTCCACCTTCACGCTTTTCGCTGCCGAGGAGAAGGTCCCAGCATGTGGATCCCTGGCTCAGGGGAGTCCCAGGCTCTGAGCGAGGCCCAGGAGGACAGGCCTCTCCTCCACCCGTGCCACCACAAGCATGTCGCCGTGTGCCAGCAGGAAACGTTGGCTTTTATCGAGCTGCAACCACCGGGGACCCCGAAACTAAACGGTCTTAGCCCGCAATGCACGACGCGCTCGCCGCCCCTGAacggcttcacacacacactgaatgaacTGAACGGCAGCCTCCGGACAGACGGCGAGCGCCAAACGCCGTCGAATTTGAACTCTGCGCCCGCGGGTGACTGTGAGCTCGAATGCCATAATGGCGTCAGGACTTCTTTGCAGGAGCGGACGGAAAGACCTCGCGCTGTCACAACGGTGTGTCGTCCTCTCCACGCTGCTCTCAGCCTCCCGCTGCCGTTACCGCTGTCCTCTTTACACACAAACCGAAACTCCTGGGAATCTCAGCTACCTTGCTCCCCATCCTCGCCTGAAGGCCCTGGGTTTCAGAGCCTGGACTCCTGCCAGCTGCAGAGGAGGACGTCACAAGGTTCAGTGAAAGAGAAGTCTATCC GGCGAAAGATGCAGGTTTATTCGCCGGACAGCCAGAGCGATGAATCTCTCAGCAGCCCAATCCTGGACGCAGACTACATCTTCCCGGGACCTTTTGCATCTTTCCTGGAGGAGGACCTCAGTGGATTATCCTCCATGGAGGCCATTTCGAGGCCTTCATCCACAGACGGTCTCATAGATCTCCCAAACCTCAGCCACGATGATATTTTCAATCTCCCCGAGGAACCACTGCAGATAATAGAGGACTCGATGCCGTCGGTGGGGGAAGACGGCGGGAGTGGAGAGACGTCGAGCGCCACGGGGGGGAGCTTGTTGTCACGCAGCCGCCAGGGGGATCAAGAGCGGCGGCGCTTCTCGGCCTCAGAACTGATATCTAGACTGCAGCTCTCTCAGAGGAAGAGCTCCTTCACCTTGAAGCTGGGGAAGTCGCTGTCGGCACGGGTCGCctccagagacagacagggctCCAACAGCTTCAGCCCCAACGCCGACC CTAAGTCCACCTGCAAGCACCGCAGCTCGGGAGGCTCTGGTGATAGCGCCCCCAACAGTCCTGTCGTACCTGCACCTCCTCCGCCCAGCAGTGACAATGGCATGCCTTTGCATCGGTGGAGCACAAAACTCGG AATGAGAAAGAAATCCATTGATGAGGACTTCTGCACACTTCCAACTGTTGCTAGTTCAAATCGATTATCACGGTTTTTGCCTAGTT CTATTCTGTACCAGGAATACAGCGACGTCGCCATCAACAGAGAGATCCAGAGGCAGCAAGGGAAGGAGCCaggcacagaggaggaggggctccGGGATGAGTGTTCAGACGGGACCCCGTCTCCTTCCAACCTGTCTCCGTCCAGCTCCTTTCGCTCCTCGCGGGGCTCTGCCTTTGCACTGTGGCAGGACATCCCCGATGTTCGGACCAGCGGCCAGCTCGACAACTTCAGCAACGAGGAACGGAAATTACAAGAG GCAAAGTTTGAGCTGGTGACGTCTGAGGCGTCCTACATTCGTAGTTTGACGATCGCGGTGGACCACTTCATGTTGTCGCAGGAGCTTGCCGAGTGTCTCGGGGCTCAGGATAAGCAGTGGCTCTTCTCCAAGCTGCCCGAAGTCAAAGGTGTCAGTGAGAG GTTTCTTCAGGACCTGGAGCACCGGCTGGAGGAAGACATTCTGCGCTTCGACGTGTGCGACATCGTCCTGGAACACTGCCCGGCTCTGCGAAGGGTTTATTTACCTTACGTCACCAACCAGGCGTACCAGGAGCAGACGTACCAGCGTTTGCT GCACGAGAACTCTCGTTTCCCCGGCATCCTGGCTCGTCTGGAAGAGGACCCCATCTGCCAAAGACTTCCTCTGACCTCTTTTCTAATCCTCCCGTTTCAGAGGATCACGCGGCTCAAAATGCTGGTGGAG AACATTTTAAAGAGGACGACACCAGGCTCCCGAGATGAGGACACTGCCACGAAGGCTTTCAATGAGCTAAAAAAG ATCATCAAAGAATGTAACTCCAGTGTGCAGTcaatgaagaggatggaggaactTATTCACCTCAATAAGAAAATCAATTTTGAGGGAAAG ATCTTTCCTCTGATCTCTCAGTCCCGCTGGCTGGTGAAGCACGGTGACCTCCTGGAAGTGGACACGCAGACGATGAGCATTTCTGGATCAAAGCTCAAGTTGCCCACCAAGCCGGTGTACCTTCATCTGTTCAATGACTGTCTACTGCTGTCCCGGAGGAAGGA TACGTGGAAGTTCATGGTGTTTGTACACGCCAAGATAGGAGAGCTGAAAGTGAAGGACCTCAGTCAGAAGCTGCAGGGCATCTCCGGCTTCATCTTCCACTTGCAGCTGTGTGAAGGCCAACAGCTCAAACATCAAATCCTGCTCAAGTCGCACACTGA GAGCGGGAAGCAGAGATGGATTACAGCCATGTTTCCATCTGATCCGCTCGAAGACATCGAGCAGGCCAGTGAGAACGATG ATATATCCCAGGTTCAGTGCATCAAAAGCTATCAGGCCCAAGAGCATGACGAGTTAACGCTGGAGAAGGCCGACATTCTCCATGCCAAGACCATTACAAGTGATG GCTGGGTGGAAGGCATCCGACTGTCCGACGGGGACCGGGGCTGGTTCCCCAAAACCTACGTGGAAGAAATCACAAGTCGCAGCGCTCGCCTCCGCAACCTGCGGGAAAATATCCGCATCAAGTGTGTCACGCAGAAACTGGAAGGGGAAGACTAA